One window of the Rosa rugosa chromosome 3, drRosRugo1.1, whole genome shotgun sequence genome contains the following:
- the LOC133737688 gene encoding uncharacterized protein LOC133737688 — protein MSASNQDPPTGPTKKVRGKTRGVNADKVLSQLNAKIPVTLTEQNGRPTGPYAEMLANEIGFTVRNHAPLNVEKWKKISKIEVDKLVKRITNKFDIDMSLSWVERYVITTCQTVFCNFRYKLKKHFEKFSTIEEAIENKHDDVKTQEEWEFLCARFSSEKFQIRSEKNAINRSKLTHHHKAGSKSFMSHQEQIAAQTREMQGAIDRFETEYKSTKKRLGLGSKSKVG, from the exons ATGTCAGCCAGTAATCAAGACCCTCCTACAG GTCCAACAAAAAAGGTGCGGGGAAAGACAAGAGGAGTGAATGCAGATAAGGTGCTTTCTCAATTGAATGCTAAAATACCTGTCACTCTGACCGAACAAAATGGCAGGCCTACAGGCCCATATGCTGAAATGTTGGCCAATGAAATTGGTTTCACAGTTCGAAACCATGCCCCACTAAATGTGGAAAAATGGAAGAAGATTTCGAAAATTGAAGTGGATAAGTTGGTTAAAAGAATAACG AACAAGTTTGACATTGACATGTCTCTCTCTTGGGTCGAGAGATATGTAATTACAACATGTCAGActgtattttgtaattttcgttaTAAGTTGAAGAAACATTTTGAGAAATTTTCAACAATCGAGGAAGCAATTGAAAACAAACACGATGATGTCAAGACTCAGGAAGAATGGGAGTTTCTCTGTGCTCGTTTTTCTAGTGAAAAGTTTCAG ATTCGTTCAGAGAAGAATGCTATAAATAGGTCAAAGTTGACACATCACCACAAAGCTGGGTCAAAGTCATTTATGTCTCACCAAGAGCAAATT GCAGCACAGACTAGAGAGATGCAAGGTGCAATTGATCGCTTTGAAACAGAGTACAAAAGCACTAAAAAAAGGTTGGGACTTGGGAGCAAAAGCAAAGTGG GATGA